In Daucus carota subsp. sativus chromosome 4, DH1 v3.0, whole genome shotgun sequence, one DNA window encodes the following:
- the LOC135152189 gene encoding uncharacterized protein LOC135152189: MGRRDEGVKIPMLSKINTALRLDGSEAEDVEVPKNPSEFTEEDEKEVHKDNKAMNILFNGIDDDMFDSVINFLTAKEVWDTIQTLCEGTDQVRENKMQLIYIVKDSNLKFLRALPRDWKPMIVALRQAQNFNEYSLDRLYGILKTYKLEIQQDEELEKNSKKEKTVALVDEKEEEEEKALKSVIAENSPNSSSREMLSALDLSIEEVNPNHLVWLIDQNSKCFNCGLAGHFSNECRRPSAEKKGSSSENVDYKRKYFDLLKQNKEKAFITEDGDWAADEGDSDNKEHVNLALMAIGDEADSTTTSNGQVKTNNTSDLTKT; encoded by the exons atgggaagaagagatgaaggagtcaagattccaatgctg TCAAAAATCAACACTGCcctgagacttgatggaagtgaagctgAAGATGTTGAAGTGCCCAAAAATCCATCCGAGTTCactgaagaagatgagaaagaagtgcacaaggacaacaaGGCCATGAACATTCTGtttaatggtattgatgatgatatgtTTGATAGTGTCATTAATTTCCTTACTGCTAAAGAAGTATGGGACACTATTCAAACTCtatgtgaaggcactgatcaagtcagggaaaacaagatgcagct AATCTACATAGTCAAGGACTCAAATCTTAAGTTTCTAAGAGCCTTGCCTAGAGATTGGAAGCCCATGATTGTTGCTTTAAGACaagctcaaaattttaatgaatactcaCTGGACAGACTTTATGGTATTCTTAAAACTTATAAGCTTGAAATacagcaagatgaagaactggaaaagaactccAAGAAGGAGAAGACTGTGGCTCTTGTAGATGAgaaggaagaagaagaggagaagGCATTAAAATCTGTAATTGCTG aaaattctccaaactcAAGTTCAAGAGAAATGCTGTCAGCTCTAGACCTTTCAATAGAGGAAGTCAATCCaaaccatctggtatggttgatagatcaaaattcaaaatgcttcaactgtggtctaGCTGGACATTTCTCTAATGAGTGCAGAAGACCTTCTGCTGAGAAGAAAGGATCTTCTTCTGAAAATGTAGATTATAAAAGGaaatattttgatctactcaagCAGAACAAAGAAAAGGCAttcataactgaggatggtgactgggctgctgatgaaggtgactctgacaataaagaacatGTCAATCTGGCCTTGATGGCAATTGGAGATGAAGCAGATTCTACCACAACTAGCAATGGACAGGTAAAAACCAACAACACATCTGATCTTACTAAGACTTAA